A region of Desulfolithobacter dissulfuricans DNA encodes the following proteins:
- a CDS encoding sulfite exporter TauE/SafE family protein, which translates to MGIKLFTESLPSSIEKKKAMKAIVQKFNAAVKEAKESGKAMEMGKIEFDKFNFISFNMRFWGETFVARPLMMLIGGIVMGVIASSFGVGGGFMFMPFMTTLVGYPMYLAVPIALAGTFATSTGAIAKYALMGYQPDWIMAALIAAGAMCGGMVGPKIQKKLPEIFLKRMLALALIIVFMKYTKLLVFLR; encoded by the coding sequence ATCGGTATCAAGCTCTTCACCGAGTCCCTGCCGAGTTCCATTGAGAAGAAAAAGGCCATGAAGGCCATTGTCCAGAAGTTCAACGCCGCGGTCAAGGAAGCCAAGGAATCCGGTAAGGCCATGGAGATGGGTAAAATCGAATTTGATAAATTCAACTTCATTTCCTTCAACATGCGTTTCTGGGGTGAGACCTTTGTCGCCCGGCCGCTGATGATGCTCATCGGTGGTATCGTCATGGGTGTGATCGCCTCCTCCTTCGGTGTCGGCGGTGGCTTCATGTTCATGCCGTTCATGACCACCCTGGTGGGATATCCCATGTATCTGGCCGTACCCATAGCCCTGGCCGGTACCTTTGCCACCTCCACCGGTGCCATTGCCAAGTACGCGCTCATGGGATACCAGCCCGACTGGATCATGGCGGCTCTCATTGCTGCCGGCGCCATGTGCGGTGGTATGGTCGGTCCCAAGATCCAGAAGAAGCTTCCGGAGATTTTCCTGAAACGGATGCTGGCCCTGGCACTTATCATTGTATTCATGAAGTACACAAAACTGCTGGTATTCCTGCGCTAA
- a CDS encoding molybdopterin-containing oxidoreductase family protein: MKKSVYSICGMCTVRCPIRVEVEDNKVTWIEGNPHLLDSALCAKGSAGVALVNDDERPRQPLIREGGRGAGRWQKVSWPTAYDYIAERLKKIKADYGPESVVLSSRGGPWQSMYKTFIHAFGSPNYTNHDCTCGRNTHHASLSLNGVGRKGFIYDIKNAKHLVCFGRNYFASLQIAQSNQVLDMLDKGGRLTYVDVRQTMTGIKATRFFQVRPGTDYALTLGMIHEIIKRGLYDKEFIDRYVSGFDELCSFIEEYTPAWAAKECGVKEKAIKEFVDEVAEDMPRVIFHPGWNLSRYKDSFYASRALHILNVLMGNIEIEGGLIIPKGAGDCGFSGIRNLDCPKPDIKRGDGVGWKYTHFDKGPGLAHLFFDAMRTEDPYPIKAWIAMRHDPFACMPDPQRQKLYFDNCDLLVSIDTHYSEFGWYADVILPESTYLERDNPICLQKGTKPRLAVRRKALEPRFDTKPGWEIFRQLAERLDIGEYFPYNTIEELYEWQLEGTGYTIEDFEEKGFIELTDKPLPLYDRDKLDGQFKTPSGKIEIISSKLEEAGLPSLKPYKSPNKPPKGMFRLVYGRSAVHTHSHTINNPLLEELMPENTLWINHRAAAKLGIEDGDMVEVTAQNASYSGTVQAHVTEFIHPECVYTVHGFGRQVPLQSRAYHAGISDQKLMAGLLDNWDRAGGAINLCEALVFVKKSSRNPKRRVEL, translated from the coding sequence ATGAAGAAATCTGTGTACTCGATATGTGGCATGTGCACGGTTCGTTGTCCGATCCGGGTTGAGGTTGAGGATAACAAGGTGACATGGATCGAGGGCAATCCACATCTGCTCGACAGTGCCCTGTGCGCCAAGGGGTCGGCCGGTGTCGCTCTGGTAAATGATGATGAGCGGCCCAGGCAACCCTTGATCAGAGAAGGCGGGCGTGGAGCCGGACGCTGGCAGAAGGTGAGCTGGCCGACCGCCTATGACTACATCGCCGAGAGGCTGAAAAAGATCAAGGCCGACTATGGTCCCGAGTCGGTGGTACTGTCTTCACGCGGGGGACCATGGCAATCCATGTATAAGACCTTTATCCATGCCTTTGGATCGCCAAATTACACTAACCACGATTGCACCTGTGGTCGTAATACCCACCATGCCAGTCTTTCTCTAAATGGTGTCGGCCGGAAGGGCTTTATCTATGATATAAAAAATGCCAAACATCTGGTCTGTTTCGGGCGCAATTACTTTGCCTCGTTGCAGATAGCTCAGAGTAACCAGGTGCTTGACATGCTGGACAAGGGCGGGCGTCTTACTTATGTCGATGTCCGACAGACCATGACCGGCATCAAGGCAACCCGGTTTTTTCAGGTTCGCCCCGGTACCGACTATGCCCTGACGCTGGGCATGATCCATGAGATCATCAAGCGCGGGCTGTATGACAAGGAATTCATCGACCGGTATGTGAGCGGCTTTGACGAACTGTGCAGCTTCATCGAGGAATACACTCCGGCCTGGGCGGCCAAGGAGTGCGGGGTCAAGGAAAAGGCCATCAAGGAGTTTGTCGACGAGGTGGCCGAAGATATGCCCCGGGTCATCTTTCATCCGGGCTGGAACCTGTCGCGCTACAAGGATTCGTTTTACGCCAGCAGGGCCCTCCACATCCTCAATGTTCTGATGGGCAATATCGAGATCGAGGGCGGGCTGATCATTCCCAAGGGGGCGGGCGACTGCGGTTTTTCCGGTATTCGCAACCTGGACTGTCCCAAGCCCGATATCAAGAGGGGCGACGGAGTGGGGTGGAAATACACCCATTTCGACAAAGGCCCCGGCCTGGCTCACCTGTTCTTCGATGCCATGCGTACCGAAGATCCCTATCCGATCAAGGCCTGGATCGCCATGCGTCATGATCCCTTTGCCTGCATGCCCGATCCCCAGCGCCAGAAACTCTACTTTGACAACTGTGATCTCCTGGTCTCCATCGATACCCATTACAGCGAGTTTGGCTGGTATGCCGACGTGATCCTGCCGGAATCCACCTACCTGGAAAGGGATAATCCCATCTGCCTGCAGAAAGGAACCAAGCCCAGGCTGGCGGTGCGGCGCAAGGCTCTGGAGCCCCGTTTTGACACCAAGCCCGGCTGGGAGATTTTCAGGCAGTTGGCTGAACGCCTCGATATCGGCGAATACTTTCCCTACAATACCATCGAGGAACTCTACGAGTGGCAGCTTGAGGGAACCGGCTACACCATCGAGGATTTTGAAGAAAAGGGATTCATTGAGCTCACCGACAAGCCGCTGCCCCTGTATGACCGCGACAAGCTGGACGGGCAGTTCAAGACGCCTTCCGGCAAGATCGAGATCATCAGCAGTAAACTCGAAGAAGCCGGTCTGCCGTCGCTTAAGCCCTACAAATCGCCCAACAAGCCACCCAAGGGCATGTTCCGGCTGGTCTACGGCCGTTCGGCGGTTCATACCCACAGCCATACCATCAACAATCCGCTCCTTGAGGAACTGATGCCGGAAAACACCCTGTGGATCAACCACCGGGCAGCGGCCAAGCTCGGGATCGAGGACGGCGACATGGTCGAGGTAACGGCTCAGAACGCCAGCTACTCAGGCACTGTTCAGGCCCACGTGACCGAGTTTATCCACCCGGAATGTGTCTATACCGTGCATGGCTTCGGCCGTCAGGTCCCGCTGCAGAGCCGCGCCTATCATGCGGGTATCAGTGATCAGAAATTGATGGCCGGATTACTGGATAACTGGGACCGGGCCGGGGGTGCCATCAACCTCTGCGAAGCCCTGGTCTTTGTGAAGAAGAGTAGCCGGAATCCGAAGAGGAGGGTTGAGTTATGA
- a CDS encoding 4Fe-4S dicluster domain-containing protein, producing the protein MNTYMIYLNAKRCIGCHGCEVHCKINKELPVGPILCEISHVPLKSVKGVPKTEFEFRSCYHCDDPFCVPICPKNAMIKREDGIVYIDEEKCIGCMACAGACPWTIPQLNPATGKAVKCDYCKDRVDQGLKPACVTKCTTHALRFVRLQDV; encoded by the coding sequence ATGAACACATACATGATCTATCTCAACGCCAAGCGTTGTATCGGTTGTCACGGCTGCGAGGTCCACTGCAAGATCAACAAGGAGCTGCCTGTGGGGCCGATTCTCTGCGAGATCAGCCACGTGCCGCTGAAGTCCGTCAAGGGGGTACCCAAGACCGAGTTTGAATTCAGGTCCTGTTACCACTGTGACGATCCCTTCTGCGTCCCCATCTGTCCCAAAAATGCCATGATCAAACGGGAGGACGGGATCGTCTATATTGACGAGGAAAAATGTATCGGCTGCATGGCCTGCGCCGGTGCCTGTCCATGGACCATTCCCCAGCTCAATCCGGCAACCGGCAAGGCAGTGAAGTGTGATTACTGCAAGGACCGGGTGGACCAGGGGCTGAAACCGGCCTGTGTGACCAAGTGTACCACCCATGCCCTGCGTTTTGTCCGCCTGCAGGATGTATAA
- a CDS encoding PilZ domain-containing protein, with amino-acid sequence MPRQAPYIPASEENRRRFSRVLFNRTARLYLGGRRYEHEKIRNLSIGGVFVEGQYKANPGEICELELHESGRHSSLILRFTARIVRIIDDGVALEFIDMGPDAYMFLQTMVLYSSDDPYTVAQEFLDDFPAALQDTR; translated from the coding sequence ATGCCCCGACAGGCGCCATACATACCCGCATCCGAAGAAAACCGACGCCGGTTTTCCAGGGTTCTGTTCAACCGGACAGCCCGGCTGTACCTGGGCGGCAGGCGGTACGAGCATGAGAAGATACGCAATCTGAGTATCGGCGGCGTCTTTGTCGAGGGACAGTACAAAGCCAACCCGGGAGAAATCTGCGAGCTGGAACTGCATGAGAGCGGTCGCCATTCCAGCCTGATCCTGAGATTTACCGCCCGGATTGTCCGGATAATTGACGACGGAGTGGCACTTGAATTTATTGATATGGGTCCGGATGCGTACATGTTCCTTCAAACCATGGTCCTCTACTCCTCTGACGATCCATACACCGTTGCCCAGGAGTTTCTCGACGATTTTCCTGCAGCGCTGCAGGACACCCGCTGA
- a CDS encoding MlaE family ABC transporter permease, with protein sequence MNQESSTQTDIAPVLKPFATIGGQALYLVTDMGKMTIFLFLAVLGLLKRPFRFSELLKQMWFIGAGSVTVIFFTALSSGMVLGLQGYYSLHKFGAEGMLGSAVSLTLIMELGPVLTALMVTGRAGSAMCAEIGIMRISEQIDALECMAVDPFRYLISPKFLAALLSVPLLTAMFDVVGIFGGYLAGVKLMGVNSGAFFSGMQQSVTNHDIRLGVIKSFVFALLLVWICTGRGYFVQQIRGAGFGAESVSKVTTQAVVISSISILVFDYLLTAILL encoded by the coding sequence ATGAACCAGGAAAGTAGCACACAGACAGACATCGCACCGGTTCTGAAGCCCTTTGCCACCATCGGCGGCCAGGCGCTGTACCTGGTAACCGATATGGGGAAAATGACCATTTTCCTCTTTCTCGCCGTGCTTGGTCTGCTCAAACGGCCATTTCGTTTCAGCGAGCTGCTCAAGCAGATGTGGTTCATCGGCGCCGGGTCGGTCACGGTGATTTTTTTTACCGCTCTTTCCTCCGGCATGGTGCTCGGACTGCAGGGATACTATTCTCTGCATAAATTCGGAGCCGAAGGCATGCTTGGTTCAGCGGTCTCGCTGACACTCATCATGGAACTCGGGCCGGTTCTCACCGCGCTCATGGTCACCGGCCGGGCCGGATCGGCCATGTGTGCGGAGATCGGTATCATGCGTATCTCCGAACAGATCGATGCTCTTGAATGCATGGCCGTTGATCCGTTCAGGTATCTGATCTCGCCTAAATTTCTCGCTGCCCTTCTATCTGTCCCCCTGCTGACTGCCATGTTCGACGTGGTAGGCATTTTTGGTGGCTACCTGGCCGGGGTCAAGTTGATGGGGGTGAACTCCGGGGCCTTTTTCAGCGGTATGCAGCAGAGCGTGACCAACCATGATATCCGGCTCGGGGTTATTAAGTCCTTTGTCTTTGCCCTGCTCCTGGTCTGGATCTGTACCGGACGGGGGTATTTTGTCCAACAGATCCGGGGAGCCGGTTTCGGGGCTGAAAGTGTGAGCAAGGTGACCACTCAGGCAGTGGTGATATCGTCCATCTCGATCCTGGTTTTTGATTATCTGCTGACCGCGATTCTCCTGTAG
- a CDS encoding ABC transporter ATP-binding protein yields MTDIQKNHSGDPAIRFVDVTKSFPSRHGRHVVLSGVNFQVPRGKTTVIAGGSGSGKSVTLKLILGLMRPDSGQILVEGQNVAALRGRALQQVRVRFGVLFQGAALFDSLTVFENVALPLRERTRLDAGAIQAQVMKTLEQLELGGHENKYPAQLSGGMRKRVGLARALQLDPEIVLFDEPTTGLDPVMTREIYQLFYRTQQEIGYTAIIVSHDIPRVFSLADQVILLSRGEMDVFESPEEIQWSEKEYIKEFVASTMGEIYESSRVEQGRF; encoded by the coding sequence ATGACTGACATACAAAAAAATCATTCCGGTGACCCGGCCATCCGTTTTGTCGACGTGACCAAGAGTTTTCCTTCACGTCACGGGCGCCACGTGGTGCTCAGCGGGGTCAACTTTCAGGTTCCCCGGGGAAAGACCACGGTCATCGCCGGCGGCTCGGGGTCGGGCAAGAGTGTGACGCTTAAGCTGATTCTCGGGCTGATGCGTCCGGACAGCGGCCAGATCCTGGTGGAAGGTCAGAATGTAGCTGCTCTCCGGGGACGGGCCTTGCAGCAGGTTCGCGTCCGTTTCGGGGTGCTTTTCCAGGGGGCGGCCCTGTTTGATTCGCTCACGGTCTTTGAAAACGTGGCCCTGCCTCTGCGCGAGCGGACCCGGCTTGATGCCGGTGCTATACAGGCCCAGGTGATGAAAACCCTGGAACAGCTGGAGCTTGGTGGCCATGAAAACAAGTATCCGGCCCAGCTTTCCGGAGGGATGCGGAAGAGGGTCGGTCTGGCCAGAGCCCTGCAACTTGATCCTGAAATAGTTCTTTTTGATGAGCCGACCACAGGTCTCGATCCGGTGATGACCCGGGAGATCTATCAGCTTTTCTACCGTACCCAGCAGGAGATAGGCTACACTGCCATCATTGTCAGTCACGATATCCCGCGGGTGTTCAGTCTGGCCGATCAGGTGATCCTGCTCTCCCGGGGCGAGATGGATGTGTTTGAAAGCCCCGAGGAAATTCAGTGGTCGGAAAAAGAGTATATCAAGGAGTTCGTGGCCTCGACCATGGGTGAGATCTACGAGAGCAGCCGGGTGGAACAGGGGCGTTTCTGA
- the mlaD gene encoding outer membrane lipid asymmetry maintenance protein MlaD, whose translation MSNSRVEIMVGIFLVLGLMAFGWLAIQLGELPWLTGSTTYVVYADFDNVSGVKPGADVQIAGVTVGTVRELELTDDALARAAMQIDKTIKIPVDSMASVKSQGIIGDKIIQITLGGDEENLKPGEVISDTESSVDLESLISKFAFGQVK comes from the coding sequence ATGAGCAATTCACGTGTTGAAATAATGGTCGGCATCTTTCTGGTGCTCGGGCTGATGGCCTTTGGCTGGCTTGCCATTCAGTTGGGGGAACTGCCCTGGCTCACCGGCAGTACAACCTATGTGGTGTATGCGGATTTTGACAACGTATCCGGAGTCAAGCCCGGGGCTGACGTGCAGATAGCCGGGGTGACAGTGGGCACCGTCCGGGAGCTTGAGCTGACCGATGACGCCCTGGCCCGGGCCGCCATGCAGATAGACAAGACCATCAAAATTCCTGTCGATTCCATGGCCTCGGTCAAATCCCAGGGGATCATCGGTGACAAGATCATCCAGATTACCCTGGGTGGAGACGAGGAAAATTTAAAGCCAGGCGAGGTGATCAGTGACACCGAGTCGTCTGTTGATCTGGAGTCTCTTATCTCTAAATTTGCTTTTGGTCAGGTGAAATAA
- a CDS encoding MlaA family lipoprotein encodes MNAYLLPARRWYLLVVLALLILVPRAVQAARDEAVDFLNDDFYAEEGAETEVPDPLEPLNRVMFTFNDKAYLWVLKPVTTTYADTVPWEMRWCIDSFFNNLLEPVRFANALLQLRLGDAGTILGRFLINSTLGVFGLADVAEREFEIPTVEASLGETLATWGIGDGLYLVVPFYGSTTLRDFTGTMAETFVTPYYLLADSWREESLIYAGKNINNLTFHLGEYEQMKELSFDPYIALRNGYFQYRRQQRSRAETENNGE; translated from the coding sequence ATGAACGCGTATCTTTTACCGGCACGACGGTGGTATCTCCTGGTTGTCCTGGCCCTGCTGATCCTGGTCCCGAGGGCGGTCCAGGCGGCCAGGGACGAGGCGGTTGATTTTCTAAACGATGATTTCTATGCCGAGGAAGGGGCAGAAACCGAGGTCCCCGATCCCCTGGAGCCCCTGAACCGGGTCATGTTCACCTTCAACGACAAGGCCTATCTGTGGGTGCTCAAACCGGTGACCACCACCTATGCCGACACGGTACCCTGGGAGATGCGCTGGTGCATTGACAGCTTTTTCAACAACCTGCTGGAGCCGGTCCGTTTTGCCAATGCCCTGCTGCAGCTGCGGCTGGGGGATGCCGGTACCATTCTGGGGCGTTTTCTCATCAACTCCACCCTGGGCGTTTTCGGGTTGGCCGATGTGGCGGAGCGGGAATTCGAAATCCCCACCGTGGAGGCCAGCCTGGGTGAAACCCTCGCCACCTGGGGAATCGGCGACGGCCTCTACCTGGTGGTTCCCTTCTACGGCTCCACCACCCTGCGGGACTTCACCGGCACCATGGCTGAAACCTTTGTGACGCCCTATTATCTTCTGGCTGACTCCTGGAGGGAGGAAAGCTTGATCTATGCAGGAAAAAATATTAATAACCTCACGTTTCATCTGGGTGAATACGAGCAGATGAAAGAACTTTCCTTTGATCCCTACATTGCACTGAGAAATGGTTATTTTCAATACCGTCGTCAGCAGCGGAGCCGTGCGGAGACCGAGAACAATGGTGAGTAG
- a CDS encoding MlaC/ttg2D family ABC transporter substrate-binding protein, with amino-acid sequence MVSRDTDGMEGGPVEAGRSGRQWILVWCAALLFLAGSLLPAAVVRAATPDPSAQLRPFIDKVTRIISDARDRQDPNCNLCQRIIDVARERFDFREISKRVLGRQWRKLSREQQDEFVQLFTTLLQYAYVGNIQEYSGQKIEFRKQRIKGRRAEVQTVLVDQEKTIPVSYIMILKGDQWLVYDVVVEGVSLVRNYMEQFRQILRKEKYDGLVQKLRDKIKTLEQQRREQFARKDSDG; translated from the coding sequence ATGGTGAGTAGAGATACTGATGGTATGGAGGGCGGGCCTGTGGAGGCCGGCCGATCGGGCCGGCAGTGGATCCTCGTTTGGTGTGCGGCCCTGCTCTTTCTTGCCGGGTCCCTGCTGCCGGCAGCAGTGGTGCGGGCGGCAACTCCGGATCCATCGGCCCAGCTGCGGCCGTTCATAGACAAGGTGACCCGGATTATCAGCGATGCCAGGGACCGCCAGGACCCCAACTGCAATCTCTGCCAGCGCATCATCGATGTGGCCAGGGAACGGTTCGATTTCCGGGAGATATCCAAGCGGGTGCTTGGCCGGCAGTGGCGCAAACTCTCCAGGGAGCAGCAGGATGAATTTGTCCAGCTCTTCACCACGCTCCTGCAGTATGCTTATGTTGGCAACATCCAGGAGTATTCCGGCCAGAAGATCGAGTTCAGGAAACAGCGGATCAAGGGCAGGCGAGCCGAGGTGCAGACTGTCCTCGTAGACCAGGAAAAGACCATCCCGGTCTCCTATATCATGATCCTCAAGGGGGATCAGTGGCTGGTGTACGATGTGGTGGTCGAAGGGGTCAGCCTGGTGCGCAACTACATGGAGCAGTTCCGCCAGATTCTGCGCAAGGAGAAGTACGACGGTCTGGTCCAGAAGCTGCGTGACAAGATCAAGACTCTGGAGCAGCAGCGTCGGGAACAGTTTGCCCGCAAGGACAGCGACGGATGA
- a CDS encoding cyclic nucleotide-binding domain-containing protein has translation MNPEDLFPFLNPEEAGILVGFLEPVEVKAGEDIFVEGQQAPFMVFIVRGRLVVRKPTEFPGKYQVIAVLEAGSFAGEAGILDDSVHGATVTAVRDSELLSLTRTSFATLASHHPGLAIDLLRHLLAIVHLRLQKTSHRLSMVL, from the coding sequence ATGAATCCGGAAGATCTGTTTCCCTTCCTGAACCCTGAGGAGGCCGGGATCCTGGTCGGCTTTCTTGAACCTGTGGAAGTGAAGGCCGGGGAGGACATCTTTGTCGAGGGGCAGCAGGCCCCGTTCATGGTCTTCATTGTCCGGGGCCGGTTGGTGGTAAGGAAGCCGACCGAATTCCCCGGCAAATACCAGGTGATAGCCGTCCTTGAGGCTGGCAGTTTTGCTGGCGAGGCCGGGATCCTCGACGACTCTGTCCACGGGGCGACTGTTACCGCTGTCCGAGACTCGGAACTGCTCAGTCTGACCAGGACCTCCTTTGCCACTCTGGCCAGCCACCATCCCGGGCTGGCCATCGACCTGCTGCGTCACCTGCTGGCAATCGTTCATCTTCGTCTGCAGAAGACATCCCACCGACTTTCCATGGTCCTCTGA
- a CDS encoding YceD family protein, with protein sequence MKVPFAEIAEDGTKYDITDASWFPEQDLVRLAPVSATLLLVRKAAGRVEIQGHLETTVELQCDRCLKPYGLRIDTSIDLILECPDEEHWKLREVACSAEDLDTVVLREPIADLDDVLRQQLYLALPFKQLCATGCKGLCSRCGADLNQGPCGCDPGENLSPFAVLAKLKK encoded by the coding sequence TTGAAAGTTCCATTTGCTGAAATTGCCGAAGACGGCACCAAGTACGACATTACGGATGCTTCGTGGTTTCCGGAACAGGATCTTGTCAGGCTGGCTCCGGTCAGCGCCACGCTTCTGCTGGTCCGCAAAGCCGCGGGCAGGGTGGAGATCCAGGGACATCTTGAAACCACGGTGGAACTTCAGTGCGATCGCTGTCTCAAGCCCTATGGGTTGCGTATCGACACAAGCATCGATCTGATCCTCGAATGTCCAGATGAAGAACACTGGAAGCTTCGCGAGGTTGCCTGCAGTGCCGAAGACCTGGACACCGTGGTGCTTCGGGAACCGATAGCCGATCTTGACGATGTGCTGCGCCAGCAACTCTACCTGGCGCTGCCGTTCAAACAGTTGTGTGCCACCGGATGCAAGGGCTTGTGCAGCCGCTGCGGGGCAGACCTGAATCAGGGACCCTGTGGTTGTGATCCCGGGGAGAACCTGTCTCCCTTTGCCGTGTTGGCCAAGTTGAAAAAATAA
- the rpmF gene encoding 50S ribosomal protein L32 → MALPKRRHSHSRTRKRRAHDSLKAPNVVNCPECGEPKLPHRLCGGCGVYKGRSVIRLEDELS, encoded by the coding sequence ATGGCGTTACCTAAAAGAAGACATTCCCATTCCCGCACCCGCAAGCGGCGGGCCCATGATTCGCTCAAGGCACCCAATGTGGTCAACTGCCCCGAGTGCGGTGAGCCGAAGCTGCCGCACAGGCTCTGCGGTGGATGCGGAGTCTACAAGGGAAGAAGCGTTATCCGTCTCGAGGACGAACTCAGTTAG
- the plsX gene encoding phosphate acyltransferase PlsX — protein MRIALDAMGGDCGSELLIEGALAAVRDNRDFEVVLLGPSAELEKQVALLADTTLSSRLSIQHASQVVSMHESPVEAVRKKKDSTIMVGFDLVRQGKADAVVSAGNSGATLAAAVRKLGRLKGVARPGIASLFPTLKEPVILMDIGANVDCRPQHLFQFAIMAASCSRLLLGIERPRVGLLSIGEESGKGNALVKETHVLLRQSGLNFIGNVEGRDVYQGDVDVIVCDGFVGNISLKISEGLAEAAMQMLKDEIMKSLRAKIGYLLIRKAFARFRKRVDYAEYGGAPLLGIDGVGIICHGKSNAIAIKNGIEVAADMVRSRVNDSIRSSLEEYAT, from the coding sequence GTGCGTATAGCCCTTGATGCCATGGGCGGAGACTGTGGCTCGGAGCTTCTGATCGAGGGAGCCCTGGCCGCAGTTCGTGACAACAGGGATTTTGAAGTCGTCTTGCTCGGTCCGAGCGCTGAGCTGGAAAAGCAGGTCGCACTCCTTGCCGATACAACACTGTCCTCCCGGCTCAGCATCCAGCACGCATCACAGGTGGTATCCATGCACGAATCTCCGGTGGAGGCCGTGCGCAAGAAAAAGGATTCCACCATCATGGTCGGTTTTGATCTGGTCCGCCAGGGCAAGGCAGATGCCGTCGTGTCTGCCGGAAATTCCGGCGCCACCCTGGCCGCCGCCGTGCGCAAGCTCGGCCGGCTCAAGGGGGTAGCCCGGCCAGGCATCGCCAGCCTTTTTCCCACCCTGAAAGAACCGGTGATCCTGATGGACATCGGCGCCAATGTCGACTGCCGGCCTCAGCATCTCTTCCAGTTCGCCATCATGGCCGCCTCCTGTTCCCGTCTGCTTCTAGGTATTGAGCGTCCCCGGGTCGGTCTGCTCAGTATCGGTGAGGAGAGCGGGAAGGGCAATGCCCTGGTGAAAGAGACCCATGTTCTGCTCAGGCAGAGCGGCCTCAACTTCATCGGTAACGTGGAGGGCCGGGATGTGTACCAGGGCGATGTGGATGTGATCGTCTGCGATGGTTTTGTCGGTAACATTTCCCTCAAGATAAGCGAAGGACTCGCCGAGGCGGCCATGCAGATGCTCAAGGACGAGATCATGAAGTCCCTGCGCGCCAAGATCGGCTACCTTCTTATACGCAAGGCCTTTGCCCGGTTCCGCAAGCGGGTGGATTATGCCGAGTACGGCGGTGCGCCGCTCCTTGGTATCGATGGCGTGGGAATTATCTGCCACGGCAAATCCAATGCCATTGCGATCAAGAACGGTATCGAGGTGGCGGCCGATATGGTCCGGAGTCGGGTCAACGATTCCATACGCTCTTCTCTTGAAGAGTATGCAACCTGA
- a CDS encoding beta-ketoacyl-ACP synthase III has product MRAAVLGTGSCLPEKVLTNTDLEKLVETSDEWITTRTGIRTRRIAGPGEENYKLASTAARRALEMAKVTPEELDLVVVATLTPHMMMPSSACFVQAEIGAVNAFAYDLNAACSGFLYGLDLVDSYIARRPDMKILLIGSETLSARVNWEDRNTCILFGDGAGACVITGREQGGVVASRLLSDGRLWKLLYMDSPESRNSAIRQPDRKGCYIQMSGRDVFKYAVRAMEDAVTGLLLETGTSIDQVDLMIPHQANIRILGKLMERLGVPDEKLYINVDKYGNTSAASIPIALDEANRQGILSRGQRILLCSFGGGFTWGALLMDW; this is encoded by the coding sequence ATGCGAGCCGCAGTCCTGGGAACCGGGTCGTGCCTGCCTGAAAAGGTGCTGACCAATACTGACCTTGAAAAGCTGGTGGAAACCTCCGACGAGTGGATCACCACCCGGACCGGTATCAGGACACGGCGTATCGCCGGGCCCGGCGAGGAAAATTACAAACTCGCCTCCACCGCTGCCCGCCGGGCTCTGGAGATGGCGAAGGTCACTCCGGAAGAACTTGATCTGGTGGTGGTCGCCACCCTGACCCCGCACATGATGATGCCCTCATCGGCCTGTTTCGTCCAGGCAGAAATCGGGGCGGTCAATGCCTTTGCCTATGATCTCAATGCCGCCTGTTCCGGCTTTCTCTATGGCCTGGATCTGGTGGACAGCTACATCGCCCGCCGGCCGGACATGAAGATCCTTCTCATTGGCTCTGAGACCCTTTCGGCCCGGGTCAACTGGGAGGATCGAAACACCTGTATCCTTTTCGGGGACGGGGCCGGTGCCTGTGTCATCACCGGCCGGGAGCAGGGCGGGGTGGTGGCGAGCAGGCTACTTTCCGACGGCCGGCTCTGGAAACTCCTTTACATGGACAGCCCGGAGAGCAGAAACTCCGCCATCCGTCAGCCGGACCGCAAGGGATGCTATATCCAGATGTCGGGCCGGGACGTATTCAAATACGCGGTCCGGGCCATGGAGGATGCTGTCACCGGACTGCTCCTGGAGACCGGCACATCCATTGATCAGGTGGACCTGATGATTCCCCATCAGGCCAATATCCGCATACTTGGCAAACTCATGGAACGCCTCGGTGTTCCTGATGAAAAGCTCTACATTAACGTAGATAAATATGGTAATACATCGGCAGCCAGCATACCCATTGCCCTGGATGAAGCGAACCGGCAGGGAATTCTGTCCAGGGGACAGCGTATCCTGCTGTGTTCCTTCGGCGGCGGTTTCACCTGGGGTGCCCTGTTGATGGACTGGTAA